The following proteins come from a genomic window of Montipora foliosa isolate CH-2021 unplaced genomic scaffold, ASM3666993v2 scaffold_452, whole genome shotgun sequence:
- the LOC137989313 gene encoding uncharacterized protein, which translates to MAEASDNSCSSEDDEYSDPLEVAASAGARLSVPEKASISRKRKVPTNPAEKKRNVRGSVDPKVSAWDRMNEFKDQCLTTVSGNLRCDACRETLSKKKSTVKKHVASVKHITALEKIKKSKKKDQNIKDLLAKTSGGAKGSTLPEDMRLYRYELVEALLKAGIPLSKADSLRPFLEKYGHRLTSRNHLAEFIPTIHQKEIDLVKSEIAANSAFSVIFDGSTRLGEALAIVVRFIDKDWNIQQRLLKLEVLAKSMNGEELAQRLIQCMAVEYKIQPNQLLAAMRDGASVNEAGLRQVVFFFPNIFNVICFSHTIDNVGKHFEFSVLDTFSRCWNTMFSLSPAARLLWKTRTGTAMRLHSKTRWWSKWEVLNQVMEFFGDVEPFLRENDNLSPVCRASLLEIFDDPVTARDLDIELAAMIDAGKHFVQATYYLEGDGPLVFACYERLSALAHAIAIDSFPNTEAKARQHAGRNMALYNQLVAQGKACINPGFRFYQQKFSLQFHNVVRAFKAARLCCPVQVQALRPTAVSVQELKQFTFITDEEVVQLVEELPNYLATADGAAIETEEDKVQWWATHAAALPNWSAAVKKILLVQPSSASAERVFSLLQNAFSKQQEAALEETVETSVMLRYNDNKRT; encoded by the coding sequence atggcggaggcgaGTGATAATTCATGCTCGAGTGAAGATGATGAATATTCAGATCCTTTGGAAGTAGCAGCTAGTGCTGGAGCTAGATTAAGTGTTCCAGAAAAAGCCAGTATCTCTCGGAAAAGAAAAGTGCCGACTAATCCAgccgaaaagaagagaaatgttCGTGGATCAGTCGATCCAAAAGTGTCCGCGTGGGATAGAATGAACGAGTTTAAGGACCAGTGCCTAACTACAGTGTCGGGAAATCTAAGATGTGACGCCTGCAGAGAaactctttccaaaaaaaagagtACTGTCAAGAAACATGTAGCATCCGTAAAGCACATCACAGCGCTAGAGAAGATTaagaaaagcaagaagaaagatcaaaatatcaaggatcttcttgcaaaaacaagcggaggagcaAAAGGATCCACATTACCCGAAGACATGAGGCTCTATCGATACGAGCTCGTGGAAGCTCTGCTGAAGGCAGGTATCCCTCTTTCAAAAGCCGACAGTTTGCgaccatttcttgaaaaatatggtCATCGCCTGACATCTCGGAACCATCTCGCAGAATTCATTCCCACGATTCATCAGAAGGAGATAGACTTAGTGAAATCCGAAATAGCTGCCAACAGTGCTTTTTCTGTGATCTTTGATGGGAGCACCAGGCTTGGGGAAGCGTTGGCAATTGTCGTCCGCTTCATTGACAAAGATTGGAATATACAGCAGAGGCTTCTCAAACTTGAAGTTCTAGCCAAGAGCATGAATGGGGAAGAGCTTGCTCAAAGACTGATTCAGTGCATGGCTGTGGAGTATAAAATACAGCCGAACCAGCTTCTAGCAGCAATGAGAGATGGTGCCTCAGTAAATGAGGCTGGATTGCGTCAAGTCGTGTTTTTCTTTCCCAATATTTTTAATGTCATCTGTTTCTCACACACAATCGACAATGTTGGGAAACACTTTGAATTTAGTGTCCTAGACACATTTTCTAGGTGTTGGAACACCATGTTTTCTCTAAGTCCAGCTGCCCGGCTGTTGTGGAAGACAAGAACTGGCACAGCAATGCGACTTCATTCCAAAACCAGATGGTGGAGCAAATGGGAAGTCCTCAATCAGGTAATGGAGTTTTTTGGGGACGTTGAGCCCTTCCTAAGAGAAAATGATAACCTGTCCCCTGTTTGCCGTGCAAGCCTGTTGGAGATTTTTGATGATCCAGTTACTGCTAGAGACTTAGACATTGAGCTTGCTGCTATGATTGATGCGGGCAAGCACTTTGTTCAAGCAACTTATTATCTTGAGGGGGATGGTCCCTTAGTATTTGCTTGCTATGAACGTTTGTCTGCATTAGCACATGCAATAGCCATTGACTCTTTTCCAAACACCGAGGCCAAAGCTCGCCAACATGCAGGTAGAAATATGGCATTGTACAACCAGTTAGTTGCCCAAGGAAAGGCATGCATCAATCCAGGCTTCCGCTTTTACCAACAGAAATTCAGTTTGCAGTTCCACAATGTTGTTCGTGCATTTAAGGCTGCACGCTTATGTTGCCCAGTACAGGTGCAAGCACTACGTCCAACTGCTGTATCAGTCCAGGAACTAAAGCAATTTACTTTCATTACTGATGAAGAGGTTGTACAGCTTGTGGAAGAGCTGCCAAACTATCTGGCCACTGCTGATGGTGCAGCCATTGAAACAGAAGAAGACAAAGTACAGTGGTGGGCTACACATGCCGCTGCTCTCCCAAATTGGTCTGCTGCAGTCAAAAAGATCTTGTTGGTGCAGCCTAGTTCAGCATCGGCTGAGCGAGTGTTTAGCCTGCTACAAAATGCATTTAGCAAGCAGCAAGAGGCAGCATTAGAGGAAACAGTGGAAACATCGGTCATGTTACGTTACAATGACAATAAGCGCACATGA